The Bradyrhizobium sp. CCGB01 genome segment GCGAACAGCTTGAGATCGCCCGCGCTCTGCTTGACGCCGATCACCAGCGGCACCTCGGTCATGATCCGCGTCAGCAGCGCCGGCGAGAGGTACGACCACGGCACCACGTTGTAGATGATGATGGGCATGCCGGTCTCGTCCGCCATGGCGCGGAAGTGCGCCACCATGGCTTCGTCGTCCGGCTTGAACAGGTAATGCACCGGCGTGACCTGGAGGGCGGCGACATTCATGTCGCGCACCAGCTTGCCGCGGCGGATCGCATCGCGTGTGGAGTCCACGATGATGCCGGCGATCACGGGAATGCGGCCCTTCACCGCCTCCACCGTCGCTTCCATCAGGTCGCGATATTCCTCGTGATCGAGCGTGTGGCCCTCGCCGGTCGAGCCGCCGGCCGCAACGCCATGCGCGCCGGCGCCGATCATCCAGTCGACCTGGGGCGCCACCAGCGTGTAGTCAATCTCGCCGTCTTTGCGGAACGGCGTCGTCATCGGCGGGATCACGCCGGTCGGTCGTACCTTCATGGTCTGCCCTCGCGTTTCCTTTGGTCCTGTGCCGGTCCCGCTCTTTTGACGAGTATCCGCACGCCTCGAAGCGTATCGCCTGTGCAGCCTCTGTGAAGGGCCGTCCGCGCGGCACAGCCCCCACAATCAATCATTCCTGCAGCCATTCCTGCAGTGATTCCTTGTGGGTTCCCCGTATTTGCCCGGCTTCGGTTTAGGGGCAATTTTTTTACAATCCGAATCATCAAATGAGGGTGGACGCTGGGTCGAGTCGGCCAGGCCAGCGTGTTGTTTCCGTCACAGGCTCTGGCACTCCGCTTGCATCCTCTTCGTGGTCAGAAACTACCGATGAGGTGACAGGAATGTTCGTGACCGTCGTTGCCGTGCTCTGCCGGCTGAGCGCAGCCAGCTCAGGCAGTTGCATCGAGGAAATCGTGACCGACAGCAACATGACGCCCGAGATATCGATGATGCAATGCGCGATCGGTGCACAGGCACCGCTTGCAAAATGGATGGGCGAGCATCCGATCTATCACGCCAACTGGCGCCTCGAGCGCTACAAATGCGTGCCGGGTCACTACGAGATCAAGGGCCACGCCTAAGGTCCCGCAAAACTACTGATACCAAGACGACGGATGAGGAAACGCCCGGAGGCCGTCTGGTCTCTCCGCGCGGCACTGCCAGCGCCAGACGCCATTGCGGCGGCGCGCGCCTTGTGACGACGATCACAGCTTCCCCTCAGGCCACCGCACGCAGGATGATCGCACGCGCCTGCCGCCCTTCCGGCGTCGGCATCAGCGCGTAATTGTGCGGCTGGTCACGGCGCAGATGCAGCTCGACCGGCACGCCCACCGCCCTCGCCCGCTCCGCGAGATCGACGCTGTCGGGGTAAAGCAGATCGCGCGTCCCTGCGAAGATCGTCATCGGCGCCAGCGCGCGGAAGGCGCCGTTGAGCGGGCTGACGAAGGGATGGCCGATATCGAGCTCGCCGGCATAGAGCCGCGCCGCCTCGATGATCCCCGGAATATCCTGGATCGGATCGCGGCCTGCGATCTCGACCTGCTCCGGGCGGCTGACCGACGCATCGGCCGCGGGCGAGATCAGCACCAGCCGGTTCGGCTGCCGATGGCCGCGATCGCGCAGCCATTGGCAGGCGGCGAGCGCAAGCCCCGCACCGGCCGAATTGCCGACCACCGTGACCTTTGCGGGCCCCGCGTCTTCGAGCAGCATCCGCAGCAGCTCGGCCGTCACCGGCACGACGTCCTTCGCAGTGGCGCGCGGCGCGAGCGGATAGATCGGCACCACGCACACGACTCTCGCCTTGCGCGTCATCTGTCCGACGAAGCGCCAATGCGCCGGCACGATCTCGTTGATGTAGCCGCCGCCATGCAGAAACATGACGTGGTTGCAGCCCTCATGGCCCGACGACGGCGCGGTGTAATAGACCGGCCATCCGCCCATCTTGGTCAGCGTCGCCTCGACGCCGCGGCCAAGTCCCGTCGGCTCATACGAGGCTGGCGCCAATGCAAGCTTCTGCACATGCGCCTGCACGGCCTCGGCGGACGCGAGCTGCTGCTTGTAGGGAAGCCGCCGCAGCAGCGCGTTGAAGCATCGGCTTTGCAAGCTCGGCGCGGGATCGGCGGGTGGCCGCATCCCCAACAATCGGCCGCCCGGACAAAACTGAAAGGCCGATGCGATCCTTGCAACGCTCATGTGACGTCTCCGCCAGACCAGGCTCTGCGTGGCGACGAAAAGGCTTGTTCAACCGCCGCCACATGCGGATATAATGCGAGCATTCGCTCGCTTTTCATACTCGCATTCGGATCGCAGATCTCATGGCGCGCAAACCTCCGACAAAACCCCGGAAAAATGCCTCGCAGGCGCGATCCCGCGCCACCGTCGATGCGCTGGTCGAGGCAACTGCTCGCATTCTGGTCCGCGAAGGTTTTGAGAAGACCAGCACCAACCGGATCGCCGAAATCGCCGGCGTCAGCGTCGGCTCGCTCTACCAGTATTTTCCCAGCAAGGAGGCGCTCGTCGCCGCCGTGATCGACCGTCACAACGAGGAGATCATGACGATCGTCCGCGCAGCATTCGTCGAGGTCGCCGATATGCCGATCGAGAAGGCCGTGCGGAAACTCGTCACCGTCGCGATCGAGGCCCATCACATCGACCCGAACCTGCACCGCGTGCTCGCCGAGCAGATCCCGCGTTCGGGCCGGCTCGCCGAGGTCGAAGCCTTCAACCACGAGGTCCACGCCCTCGTGCGCGCCTATCTCGAAAGCCGCCGCAAGGAAATGCGCAAGATCGATCCAGGGCTCGCAGCCTTCATCTGCGTCAGCGCGATCGAAGCCGTCGCGCACAACACAGTGCTGAACCAGGCCGAGATGCTGTCGGAGAAGATGGTGAGGACGCTGGTGGATGAGACGACGCGGATGGTGGTGGGGTATTTGAGGTAACGGCGTAACTGCGGATGGAACGGTATCCTCGAAACCGTTGCAGTTTCGGCACACTGATTCGGTTCCTGCCTCTGCACGCGTGAGTCCGATTGCGTTGATCGCCAATGGCCGCAATGATCAACGGATGCAGCGCAATTCAGAAACGATCAGTGAAGTTGCGAGGTATCTTGCGCTCGCCGAAGATTGCCGCGCGCACGCGTCGGAGGCGCGATGGGCGCCTGATGAGGCAGCTTGGCTGGCCCTTGCGGATGAGTGGCAAGCGCTCGCGCAACAGCTTCCTAATCGCGCTAGTCCTCGCGCCGCATCCGACTGACAGCCACGATCAGGTCGGGCCGTTCAAGAACTTCAACCAACTGATCAAGAATGACGCGCTCGTTGTTGCGCGGCTGAGGCTTCAAATACTCTTCAAGAATCCGCTGCGCATCGCTGACGGCTTGAAGAGCTAGCTGGTCATCTCGCATGCAACTCACCATGACGTGTGACGGACTAGAGACTAGCGTGGATGGATTTTGTTCCAACTGAATTAAAAATGTTTGCATGCGCGGATTGAGAAATGGCGCCTAGTCTTCAAATCGCGCACTTTTACGCATGAACAACGGTGCCAACGCTTGGCATGCCCGCAAAGACAAGTTGAAAGACTTCAAGTGGAAGGGCCCGTGGACAAATCGACAACCTACGCCGCGCGTAGGTCTGTCGTTGTCGATCGTTAGCGCGCATTGGATGGCGACGGAGGGCGCGGGCGCTTAACCGACAGCATTGCTGACTTGATGGGTCGAGCGAACTCGCGAGAGAAATCCGGACGCCCTGAGGCGGGACAATGTCTGACGTGTCGGCGCAATTTGCTGGCCATGAGCCCCGTCCTACAAGGCTGGCACGATGACATCATGCCCCTGTTTTGCCCGACGGGTCAAATCGCTTCGGAAAAACATCATTCTGCCAATGACATCGCTACTGTGCATGGGGTTGTTTTCGGCATTTTGATTTGCCGCACCCGCCCCGAAGCAGCCGTCCGCTACCGATGGTCGCGCAAGCGCCGCCGGCGGGAGCGAACTCCACGCCCCGATCAATCCACCCGACAGATGATTTGGAATAATGGTCGGAGCGAGAGGATTTGAACCTCCGACCCCTAGTCTCCCAGACTAGTGCGCTAACCGGGCTGCGCCACGCTCCGAACGTCGTTCCATTAGCTAGGATCGCTGCTTTGCGCAAGGCGAGGTCACACCATTTTGGCGCCTCTCCTGAAGAGGGCCGGTGCCGAAAGCACCCGGAACTGCCCGCAAAGCCGGCCGATCCGCCCTAGCCGTCCTTCATTGCCTGATCCAGCATGTCCCGGCAGGCGACGAGATCGGCGAGCGCCCGTCCGAGCCGCTCCCGGTCCAGCGCGCTGGGGCCGGCGGGCGCGGCGGGAGTGCCGCCCTTGCGGAAGGTGGTGAGGATGTCCTCGTCGTCGACCTCCGTGAAGCGGAAGTCGATGCCTTCCTCCTCGTCGCCCTGGTAGTCGTCATCGTCGGCATCGGTGATGCCCTTGATGGGCGCCTCTTCGTCGTCGGGCTCCATCAGGCTCGCGCCGATGGCGTCCTCGATGGCTCCGAACGAGACCGCGGCCGCGCCGTCGGCGAGGCCCTGCACCGATTTGACGCCGTGCTCTTTCAGGATCCGCTGCACCCCGCGGATGGTATAGCCCTCCCCGTAGAGGAGACGGCGGATGCCCTTGAGAAGGTCGACGTCGTCGGGACGGTAATAGCGGCGGCCGCCGCTGCGCTTCATCGGCTTGATCTGGGAGAATCGGGTCTCCCAGAACCGCAGCACGTGCTGCGGAATGTCGAGTTCCTGCGCTACTTCGCTGATGGTTCGGAACGCATCCGGCGCCTTGTCCAAATGCCAATCCTTTCCGAAGGGCGATTACGCCTCGGGTTGAGCCTTGCTGGCGTCGCCATTGCCGCGATGCTGGGTGTTGATCCGCTGCTTCAGGATCGCCGACGGCTTGAACACCATCACCCGGCGCGGTGAGATCGGCACCTCGGTTCCCGTCTTCGGATTACGGCCGATACGCTGCCCCTTCTTGCGGACCATGAAGGAGCCGAACGAGGACAATTTCACCGTCTCGCCCTTCTCGAGGCAGTCGGTGATCTCCTTCAGCACGAGTTCCACGAAGGCGGACGATTCCGTCCGCGACAGGCCCACCTTCTGGTAGACGGCCTCGCAGAGATCGACACGCGTTACGGTTTTACTTTGATCGGTCATCGCCCTGCCCCACATCACGGCGAACAATTGTTGTCTGAAATTATGAGGTTACGATACGCGGGTCAACAGCGCTCATCAATGCAGACGCATCGATAATGAGCGCTGATTCCGGCAAAATTTTATCGACTGTGACTACCAGCGCACCAGCGCGGAGCCCCAGGTGAAGCCGCCGCCCATCGCTTCCAGCAGGACCATGTCGCCGCGCTTGATGCGCCCGTCCTTGCGCGCCACCGACAGCGCCAGCGGAATCGAGGCCGCCGAAGTGTTGCCGTGACGGTCCACCGTCAGCACCACCTTCTCCGGCGCGATGTGGAGCTTGTGCGCGGACGCGTCGATGATTCGCTTGTTGGCCTGATGCGGCACGAACCAGTCGATGCTGTCGGCATTGAGCCCGGTCGTCTGGAAGGCGTCGACGATCACGTCGGTGATCATGCCGACCGCGTGCTTGAAGACCTCGCGGCCCTCCATGCGCAAATGGCCGACGGTCTGGGTCGAGGACGGACCGCCATCGACGAACAGCTTTGCCTTGTGGCGGCCGTCGGAGCGCAGGTGGGTGGTCACGATGCCACGGTCGGTCGCCGCATTGCCGGGCTGCTCCTGCGCCTCCAGCACCACCGCGCCGGCGCCGTCGCCGAACAGCACGCAGGTACCGCGATCGTTCCAGTCGAGGATGCGCGAGAAGGTCTCGGCGCCGATCACCAGCGCGCGCTTGTAGGCGCCGGTGCGCAGGAAATTGTCGGCGGTGGCGAGCGCGAACACGAAGCCGGAGCACACCGCCTGCAGATCGAACGCCGCGCCATGGTTGATGCCGAGCGCGTGCTGCACGGCGACCGCGGTTGCGGGGAAGGTGTTATCGGGCGTCGAGGTCGCCAGCACGATCAGCTCGATCGACTGGGCGTCCACGCCGGCGTCGCTGAGGGCAGCCTGCGCCGCCCTGACCGCCAAGTGCGAGGTGAACTCGCCCTCGGCCGCAATATGCCGCTCGCGAATGCCGGTGCGCTGCACGATCCATTCGTCGGACGTGTCGATGCGAGCCGCCAATTGGGCGTTGGTCACCACCTGCTCCGGCAGATAAGAGCCGCAGCCGAGCACGACCGAACGAATTTGAGTCACGAAACAGCCTCCTGCGCGGCCTGCACGGAATTGAGTGCACTACCCTCGCGGTTGAGCATCTGATTGATCTTGTTCAGGAGATCGTAGTGAGCCATCTCATAGCCAACATCGATCGCATAGGCAAAGCCTTCGGCGCTGATTCCGCCGTGGCTTTTGACAACCAGTCCTTTCAGACCCAGGAACACGCCGCCATTGGACTTGTTCGGGTCCATCTTGTCGCGCAGGGCCTGGAAGGCGCTGCGGGCAAAGAGATAGCCGAGCTTGGACAGCCAGCTCCGCTGCATCTCGTTGCGGAGTAATTCCGCCATCTGCCGCGCGGTTCCCTCGGCGGCCTTGAGCGCGATGTTGCCGCTGAAACCTTCGGTGACGATGACGTCGGCCAGCCCCTTGCCGATGCCGTCACCCTCGACGAAACCGATATAGTCGAGTTCCGGCAGGTTCCGCGCCCGCAGGATTTCTCCGGCCTCGCGGATCTCCTCGTGGCCCTTGATCTCTTCGGTTCCGATATTGAGGAGCCCTACCGTGGGCCGCTTCTTGTCGAACAGCACGCTTGCCGTGGCAGCCCCCATGAGCGCCAGCGATACCAGATGGTGCGCGTCACCGCCGATGGTGGCGCCGAGGTCGAGCACGACGGACTCGCCGCGCCTGGTCGGCCATATCCCTGTGATCGCCGGGCGATCGATGCCCGGCAGCGTGCGCAGGTGGAAGCGCGCCATCGCCATCAGCGCGCCGGTATTCCCGGCGGAGATCGCGACGTCCGCCTCGGCCTTCTTCACCGCATCGATGGCGAGCCACATCGAGGAGGTCCTGCGGCCGCGCCGCAGCGCCTGGCTCGGCTTGTCATCCATGCCGACGGCCACATCGGTATGGATGATCTTCGAAGCGGCCTTGAGGGCGGGATGCTTCTCCAGCTCAGGGTCGATCCTGGCGCGGTCCCCGACCAGCAGGAATTCAATCTCGCGATGCCTCTGAAGCGAGATCGCGGCGCCCGGAATGACCACGGCCGGGCCGACATCGCCTCCCATGGCGTCAAGCGCGATGCGCACCTTGCTTAGCATAAGTCCTGGAAACCTGGTCTGGTGCGGTCTTGAACGAGCGGGGCCGCAGAATGGCTTCGCCATGGACATGGCGACCGGCCTAGCGCCACGCCGCGCCCGGACCGGGGCGCGACAATAGCGTTTTGCTATCCCGAAACAACCTCTTGCCCCCAGCCTTTTGCATTCGGGGCGATCCGTGGGCGGCAGCGGAAATTCACAATAAGCACATTGCAATCAACAAGATAGGAACACCCTTCAAACCATCCAGACAGGCGGCTCACCCACCTCGCAAAGCGATCCTCACCGGGAATGCCCAGCTATTTGTCTTTCTTCTTGTCCTGGAGCGCCTTCAGCACGGCAAAGGGATGGTCCTCGGGGTCAGGCGCGGTGACCTCGGCCTCGAACACGACGCCCGGCTTGCGCGGATAGGGGTCGATCGCCAGGAACAGCGCATCGGTGGCAATCCGGCCGAGGTCGATGGTGCCGTTCATGATGGCCTCCGGCGGATCGACGACCTCCGGCGGCTCCGCGTCGTCCTGCCCCTCCTCGATCAGGTCGGCGAGCCGCCGCGCCTCGGCCTCAGGCGCGAACATCAGGTCTACCTCCTCCTCGATCTCGTTCTCGATCGGGTCGAGCGTGACCACACAAGTCTGGCCGATCCGGGCGCGAACGAGGCCCGTGACCTCGTAACGGCCGCCGCTTTTCGGCACGATTTCGAGGTCGGCCTGGGCGGAAAGGACCTCGCGGATGCCCGCGAGCTCGGCCATGGCCTGCCGTTCGGCGGCTGATGCCTCAAGCTTGCGATGCAGTCCGGTGTCGGGAATCTGCGCGACGATGACCGGGGACCGCCAGGGATCGGGCTTCGATTCTGCGTTCGGTCGGTTCATGGCGTGATGTCCTCGCTGAGCGCTGGAGGAAACTTGAAGGACGCCCCCAGCAGCGCCGTCTCGTCGGTCCGGCCGAGATCGGCCTCCGTGGCCCGCGCGTAGGCCGCGAGTTGCCGCGCCTGGTCCATGCCGGTCCCATTCAGGATATTCTTGCAGATGGCCGCGGCCAGCGCCTCGCCGCCGCCTTCGATGGCCTGGTCATAGGCCTGGACGCGCCCGTAAAACGCCTCGCCGAAGGCCCGCATCCGCTTCGGCACGGTCTGGTCGCCGATCCCCATCTCGCGCAGATTGTCGTCCATGTCCTCGCAGAAGCGGTCGAACAGCGCCTGGGACAGCTCGGTGGCGCCCTGGACCGTGCGCAGGCGGCGCAGCAGCAGCCAGAGATGCAGCAGCAACAGGTCGAATCGCCCGTTAACCGTATCGGGCACGCCCAAGTCGCGGTAAAACATGGGTTCTCGCGCCTGCGTCACGATCATGCCATAGATGGCTTCAATGGTGCCGCGCGGGGCTTGCCGGGGTTTCCTGAAGTGATTGAACGGCCAAACCATTGTGGGTTCCGCAAGCGGGCGTGCGCGTGTTGCAATTGCAGCCTCCGCCCGGTACTTCAGCGCCTCGCGCGACGCAAGGGGACGGAATCAGTTCCGCTATGACGATAACGAACGAGACCAGCCTGCGCGCGGACAAGCGGCGCGGCATTCATGCACGCTGGCGCGGCCTGCGCATGCTCGCGGCCGTCGCTCTGGTCGGGGCCGCCCTTGCCGGCTGCACCGGTGAGCAGTTCCAGAAGGGTTACATCCTGCCGCCCGGCGCGCTGGAGCAGATTCCGATCGGCGCGAGCCAGGACCAGGTGCTGATCGTGATGGGCACGCCCTCCACGGTCGCGACCCTCGACGGTGAGGTGTTTTACTACATCTCGCAGCGCTCGGAGCGTATCGTCGCCTTCATGAACCAGAGGGTGGTCGACCAGCGCGTGATCGCCGTCTATTTCGACAAGAACCGGCGCGTGCGCCGGCTGGCGAATTACGGTCTCCAAGACGGCAAGATCTTCGACTTCATCAGCCGCACGACACCGACGTCGGGCCAGGAGATGAGTTACCTCACGCCGATCTTCAAACTGCTCAGCTTTAACTGAGCCTTTAGCCTGCGGCGTCGTGCCGCCTCGCACGGCTTGCCGTTGCGCGTCGGGTTCCCTACGCTCCCTGCAAAACAAGAAGCAGGGAGTGGATTCGTGCCCAATAAATTTCTGTCCCGCCGCCGCGTGCTCGCCGGTGCCGCCGGCCTCTCGGCCGCGGCGATCCTGCCGCGATCGAGCCTGGCGGACTGGAAGCCCACCGAAAACGTCCGCATCGTCGTGCCGGCTGCGGCCGGCGGCTCGACCGACGTCATGGGCCGGCTCCTGGCCGCCCATCTGCAAACCGCCTGGGGCCAGTCGGCCGTCGTGGAAAACCGCTCCGGCGGCGGCGGCACGATCGGAACGGCGGAGGTTGTCCGCGCCAAGCCCGACGGACACACCATCCTGATCGGCAACCCGGGGCCGAACGCGATCGCCTACAGCATTTTCAAGAACCTCACCTACAAGCCGGACCAGCTCCAGCCTGTTACCAACATGATCCGGATCCCGAACATCGTCTCGGCGCATCCGAAGACCGGCATCAAGTCGGTGGCCGAGCTGATCGCGTATCTGAAGGCCAATCCCGACAAGCTCAGCTACGCCTCGTCCGGCGTCGGCCAGAGCCCTCACCTCACCGGCGCCTGGTTCCTGCAGCTCACCGGGCTGAAGATGACGCACATCCCGTTCCGCGGTGCCGGTCCCGCGCTCCAGGCCGCGCTCGCCGGCGACATCCAGATCCTGTTCGACAACCTCTATCCGAGCCTGCCGCAGGTGCAGAACGGCACGCTCAACGGCCTCTGCGTCACCACGACCGAGCGCAGCGACCTTGCGCCGAACCTGCCAACGATGCGCGAGAGCGCGCCGGAGCTGGCTGCTTTCGACGTGTCGTCCTGGTTCTCGGTGTTCCTGCCCAAGGGCGTTCAGCCCGCCGTGCTCGAGGCGCTCAATCTCCAGGTGAAGGCGATGCTGGAGCGCGACGACGTCAAGAAGAACATCGCCGCCATGGGTGCCCGCGCCGACTACGGCACGCCAGAGCAGTTCTCCGCCTTCGTGGATGCCGAAACGAAGAAGTTCGCCGGCATCATCCAGAAGGAAGGGCTGCAGATGGACGTGCAGTAGGCCGCTGGCTCGCCACATGGCCCGACCGGACCGCCGACCGCCAACGGCGCGACGCTCGTACAGTCTGGGCCAGAATGTCTCTTGACTTAGAGCGCACTCGAACTCGTAGTTTCCGTGCGTCGTGATGAGAGACAGGCATGAAGATCGGCGAACTCGCGAAGCGTTCCGGACTGACGGCCCACACGATCCGCTACTACGAGCGGATCGGGCTGTTGCCTTACGCTGACCGGGATCGATCCAGCCGACGTGACTACGACGCCTCGATCCTTGCATGGATCGAGTTTCTCGGCCGCCTGAAGACAACCGGCATGCCGATCCGGGACATGCTGCTTTACGCGGAACTCCGGGATCGAGGCAGCGGCACCGAGGCCGAGCGGCGCGCGCTGCTGGAGCGGCACCGTGAAAGCGTGCGTGCCCACGTCGACGAACTGAATGCCTGTCTTCTCGTCCTCGACACCAAGATCGGCGGTTATGCCGAAACGGAACAGAGGATGAAGTATTATGATGCAACACTTCCCGAACGCCGGCGAAAGCCGGTTGGAGCGCGGTCGCCGCGCGCTCGCTGAGATCGACGGAGAGGCCGGCCATAAGGTCGTGGCGGCGCTTGATGACATCGCCCCAGACTTTGCCACCTATGTCTTCGAGTTTCCATTCGGTGACATCTACTCGCGGCCCGGGCTCGACATCCGGTCGCGCGAAATCGCAACGATCGCAGCGCTCGCGGCCATGGGGAACGCCACACCTCAGCTCAAGGTGCATATCGAGGCTGGCCTGAATGTCGGGCTCGGCCGAGAGGAGATTGTCGAGATCCTCATACAGATGGCCGTCTATGCCGGCTTCCCGGCTGCCCTCAACGGCCTGTTCGCAGCGAAGGAAGTATTTGCGCAAAGAGCCGAGGACGGATCGGAGCCGAAAGCCTGAAGCTCGACCGTCGAACCCTGTTTTGCCGTGCGGCCGGACTGCGCTGCCCCTGACAAGAAGCCCCGCGGCTCGCGCCGCGGGGTTTTGTCTTGGGGTCGTCGAGGCCGCTCAGTGCGCCAGGATCGCCAGCAACAGCAACGCCACGATGTTGGTGATCTTGATCATCGGGTTCACCGCCGGTCCCGCCGTATCCTTGTAGGGATCGCCGACGGTGTCGCCGGTCACCGCCGACTTGTGGGCGTCAGAGCCCTTGCCGCCAAAGTGACCGTCCTCGATGTACTTCTTCGCGTTGTCCCAGGCGCCGCCGCCCGAGGTCATCGAGATCGCGACGAACAGGCCGGTCACGATCACGCCGAGCAGCATCGCGCCGACCGCCGAGAACGCCGCCGACTTGCCCGCCGCGCCGCCGCCCGCGATCGCGTAGATCAGGAAGTAGACGACGATCGGCGACAGGACCGGGAGCAGCGAGGGGATGATCATCTCCTTGATCGCCGCACGGGTGAGCAGGTCGACCGCCTTGCCGTAGTCCGGCTTGTCGGTGCCCTGCATGATGCCCGGCTTCTCGCGGAACTGGCGCCGCACCTCCTCGACGATCGCGCTGGCCGCACGGCCCACGGCCGTCATGCCCATCGCGCCGAACAAATACGGCAGCAGGCCGCCGAACAACAGGCCAACCACCACATACGGGTTGTTGAGCGAGAAGTCCGGATTGACGCCGGCGAAGTAGGTGTGGCGCGCAGAGTCCGCAACGAAGAACTTGAGGTCCTGGTTGTAGGCTGCGAACAGCACCAGCGCGCCGAGACCGGCGGAGCCGATCGCGTAGCCCTTGGTCACCGCCTTGGTGGTGTTGCCGACCGCGTCGAGCGCGTCGGTCGACTTGCGCACCTCCTTCGGCAGGCCCGCCATCTCGGCGATGCCGCCGGCGTTGTCGGTGACCGGGCCGAAGGCGTCGAGCGCGACGACCATGCCGGCCAGCGCCAGCATGGTGGCGGTCGCGATCGCGATGCCGAACAGGCCGGCCAGGCTGTAGGTGACCAGGATGCCGGCGATGATGACGATCGCGGGCAGCGCGGTCGCTTCCATCGAGACGGCGAGACCCTGGATCACGTTGGTGCCGTGACCGGTCACCGAGGCCTGCGCGATCGACTTCACCGGACGATAGTCCGTGCCGGTGTAGTACTCGGTGATCCAGATGATCAGCGCGGTGACGATGAGGCCGACCACGCCGCATTCGAACAGCGCCATGCCGGTATAGTCGACGCCGTCGAGCTTGCCGAAGCCGATCAGGGAGTAGATCACCCCGGCGATGCCGACCAGCGACAGGATGCCGGTTGCGATCAGGCCCTTGTAGAGCGCGCCCATGATCGACTGGCTCGGCCCGAGCTTCACGAAGAACGTGCCGATGATCGAGGTGATGATGCAGATGCCGCCGATGGCGAGCGGCAGCGTCATCATGTTGGCGAGGATCGGCGTCTTGGCGAAGAAGATCGCCGCGAGCACCATGGTGGCGACCGCGGTCAC includes the following:
- a CDS encoding sodium-translocating pyrophosphatase; the protein is MTALWLIVLCGVLSVVYAIWATSSVLSADAGSPRMQEIAGAVREGAQAYLRRQYTTIGIVGIVIFVLLAYFLGLYVAIGFAIGAILSGAAGFIGMNVSVRANVRTAQAATTSLAGGLELAFKAGAITGMLVAGLALLGVTLYFGFLVHSLKLAPDSRTVVDAMVALGFGASLISIFARLGGGIFTKGADVGGDLVGKVEAGIPEDDPRNPATIADNVGDNVGDCAGMAADLFETYAVTAVATMVLAAIFFAKTPILANMMTLPLAIGGICIITSIIGTFFVKLGPSQSIMGALYKGLIATGILSLVGIAGVIYSLIGFGKLDGVDYTGMALFECGVVGLIVTALIIWITEYYTGTDYRPVKSIAQASVTGHGTNVIQGLAVSMEATALPAIVIIAGILVTYSLAGLFGIAIATATMLALAGMVVALDAFGPVTDNAGGIAEMAGLPKEVRKSTDALDAVGNTTKAVTKGYAIGSAGLGALVLFAAYNQDLKFFVADSARHTYFAGVNPDFSLNNPYVVVGLLFGGLLPYLFGAMGMTAVGRAASAIVEEVRRQFREKPGIMQGTDKPDYGKAVDLLTRAAIKEMIIPSLLPVLSPIVVYFLIYAIAGGGAAGKSAAFSAVGAMLLGVIVTGLFVAISMTSGGGAWDNAKKYIEDGHFGGKGSDAHKSAVTGDTVGDPYKDTAGPAVNPMIKITNIVALLLLAILAH
- a CDS encoding MerR family transcriptional regulator — protein: MKIGELAKRSGLTAHTIRYYERIGLLPYADRDRSSRRDYDASILAWIEFLGRLKTTGMPIRDMLLYAELRDRGSGTEAERRALLERHRESVRAHVDELNACLLVLDTKIGGYAETEQRMKYYDATLPERRRKPVGARSPRAR
- a CDS encoding carboxymuconolactone decarboxylase family protein encodes the protein MQHFPNAGESRLERGRRALAEIDGEAGHKVVAALDDIAPDFATYVFEFPFGDIYSRPGLDIRSREIATIAALAAMGNATPQLKVHIEAGLNVGLGREEIVEILIQMAVYAGFPAALNGLFAAKEVFAQRAEDGSEPKA
- a CDS encoding tripartite tricarboxylate transporter substrate binding protein, whose protein sequence is MPNKFLSRRRVLAGAAGLSAAAILPRSSLADWKPTENVRIVVPAAAGGSTDVMGRLLAAHLQTAWGQSAVVENRSGGGGTIGTAEVVRAKPDGHTILIGNPGPNAIAYSIFKNLTYKPDQLQPVTNMIRIPNIVSAHPKTGIKSVAELIAYLKANPDKLSYASSGVGQSPHLTGAWFLQLTGLKMTHIPFRGAGPALQAALAGDIQILFDNLYPSLPQVQNGTLNGLCVTTTERSDLAPNLPTMRESAPELAAFDVSSWFSVFLPKGVQPAVLEALNLQVKAMLERDDVKKNIAAMGARADYGTPEQFSAFVDAETKKFAGIIQKEGLQMDVQ